One Natronolimnobius sp. AArcel1 genomic region harbors:
- the gcvT gene encoding glycine cleavage system aminomethyltransferase GcvT, which produces MPLQTPPLRGIHDERGAKFTEFGGWDMPVEFDSIRTEHAAVREDAGIFDVSHMGQIHVTGPDATALMQRLTTNDVSELAVGDSQYAAITDENGIIIDDTVIYRLPNEEDGSPVETGDSNTVTEHDGDDREGEPTYLFVPNAGTDEATHQRWIDYRNEWDLEATVDNRTDEYAMFAVQGPNAAELVGDVTDDPVTDLSRFEAMDAAIDGVDCWVARTGYTGEDGFELIVPESEAESIWSQFDCQPCGLGARDTLRIEAGLILAGQDFDHESDPRTPYEAGIGFTVDLETEFVGRDALERAREDGLEEQLVGFQLIDRGVPRHGYDITNMESRVIGTVTSGTMSPTLEQAIGFGYVPVEYAEPGTTLQVVVRGQSKKARVEPTPFIETQ; this is translated from the coding sequence ATGCCGCTTCAGACGCCGCCGTTACGTGGGATCCACGACGAGCGTGGAGCGAAGTTTACGGAGTTTGGCGGCTGGGATATGCCCGTCGAGTTCGATTCGATCCGAACGGAACACGCAGCCGTTCGCGAAGACGCCGGCATCTTCGATGTCTCGCATATGGGTCAGATTCACGTCACCGGGCCCGATGCAACGGCGTTGATGCAACGGCTCACGACGAACGACGTGAGCGAACTCGCGGTCGGCGACTCCCAGTACGCTGCGATCACCGATGAGAACGGCATCATCATCGACGATACCGTCATCTACCGACTCCCGAACGAAGAAGATGGATCGCCCGTCGAGACAGGCGACTCGAATACTGTCACCGAACACGACGGCGACGACCGTGAGGGAGAGCCAACGTATCTGTTCGTGCCAAACGCTGGTACTGACGAGGCGACCCATCAGCGCTGGATCGACTACCGCAACGAGTGGGACCTCGAGGCAACCGTCGATAACCGCACTGACGAGTACGCGATGTTCGCGGTCCAGGGACCGAACGCCGCCGAACTGGTCGGTGATGTCACCGACGATCCGGTCACGGATCTCTCGCGGTTCGAGGCGATGGACGCAGCTATCGATGGCGTCGACTGCTGGGTCGCTCGTACGGGCTACACCGGCGAGGACGGGTTCGAACTGATTGTCCCCGAAAGCGAAGCCGAGTCAATCTGGTCGCAGTTTGACTGCCAGCCCTGCGGACTCGGCGCACGCGATACCTTGCGCATCGAAGCTGGCCTCATACTCGCTGGACAGGACTTCGATCACGAATCGGATCCAAGAACGCCCTACGAGGCCGGTATCGGCTTCACCGTCGACCTCGAGACGGAGTTCGTTGGCCGCGATGCCCTCGAGCGCGCCCGTGAGGACGGCCTCGAGGAGCAACTCGTGGGCTTTCAGTTGATCGACCGCGGCGTTCCGCGCCACGGCTACGACATTACGAACATGGAGAGCCGGGTCATTGGCACCGTCACCAGCGGGACGATGAGCCCGACGCTCGAGCAGGCGATTGGCTTCGGATACGTGCCGGTTGAGTACGCAGAGCCGGGAACGACCCTCCAAGTCGTTGTCCGCGGCCAGTCGAAAAAGGCAAGAGTTGAACCAACACCGTTCATCGAGACCCAATAA
- the gcvH gene encoding glycine cleavage system protein GcvH yields MSFDIPDDRQYLESHEWAHETDGIVRVGISDFAQDELGDVVFVELPDEGDSVTQNEEFGVVESIKAVSDLYAPVSGDVVAVNEDLFSAPELVNEDPFGEGWMLEIEPDGDLEDLLSAEEYEDQIA; encoded by the coding sequence ATGAGCTTTGACATTCCAGACGATCGACAGTATCTTGAATCGCACGAGTGGGCACACGAAACCGACGGCATCGTCCGCGTCGGGATCAGCGACTTCGCACAGGACGAACTCGGCGACGTGGTTTTCGTTGAACTCCCGGATGAAGGCGACAGCGTCACCCAAAACGAGGAGTTCGGCGTTGTCGAGTCCATCAAGGCCGTCTCCGATCTCTACGCGCCGGTCAGCGGCGACGTCGTCGCCGTCAACGAAGACCTGTTTTCGGCGCCTGAACTGGTCAACGAAGACCCCTTCGGCGAGGGCTGGATGCTCGAGATTGAGCCCGATGGCGACCTCGAGGACCTGCTTTCGGCAGAGGAGTACGAAGATCAAATTGCGTGA
- a CDS encoding substrate-binding domain-containing protein — translation MAPSQQPTGNRMTRRAAIATVASVGAASLAGCFGSDDGDGLSGEIQASGSNTVAPITQVAAEDFEAEYSGVGVNVEPEGTGAGFQEFTRANSAFQSASRAITEEEIELAEENDVEYTSYTVGQDTLAVGVNEDNDWCDEITLDELNEIWEFESDIEQWSDVRDDWPDEDIALHARDSASGTFDYFTENINGEMGNIRDDYSATSQTDEIWDAVEDNEYALGWGGVGHLRSLQDQDGTLQTVDVESDMDGEFYPPEEEYIEGGEYSPLARPLFFYFNHASLEEEPDLIGSFARFYINNQHEFAEEVGFYRAPDEHIVENHDQLESVLADIDYDPDDLTVERQDP, via the coding sequence ATGGCACCCAGCCAACAGCCAACGGGGAATAGGATGACGCGAAGAGCGGCGATTGCAACGGTCGCAAGCGTCGGTGCAGCGAGTCTGGCCGGTTGTTTCGGAAGTGACGACGGGGACGGCCTTTCGGGAGAAATTCAGGCATCAGGATCGAACACGGTCGCGCCGATCACACAGGTCGCCGCGGAAGATTTCGAGGCGGAGTACTCGGGCGTCGGTGTCAACGTCGAACCCGAGGGGACAGGTGCCGGTTTTCAGGAGTTCACCCGTGCCAACTCGGCGTTCCAAAGTGCGAGCCGCGCGATCACCGAAGAGGAGATCGAGCTTGCCGAAGAGAACGACGTCGAGTACACGAGCTACACTGTTGGCCAGGACACCCTCGCGGTCGGGGTCAACGAGGACAACGACTGGTGTGACGAAATCACGCTTGACGAACTCAATGAGATCTGGGAGTTCGAGTCCGATATCGAGCAGTGGAGCGACGTTCGCGACGATTGGCCGGACGAAGACATCGCGCTTCACGCTCGAGACTCAGCGTCTGGGACGTTCGACTACTTCACCGAGAATATCAACGGCGAGATGGGAAACATCCGCGATGACTACTCCGCGACGAGTCAGACCGACGAGATTTGGGACGCCGTCGAGGACAACGAGTACGCGCTGGGCTGGGGTGGCGTCGGCCACCTCCGTAGCCTGCAAGACCAGGATGGAACCCTCCAGACGGTCGACGTCGAGAGCGACATGGACGGCGAGTTTTACCCACCCGAAGAGGAGTACATCGAGGGCGGCGAGTACTCCCCACTTGCCCGGCCGCTCTTTTTCTACTTCAACCACGCCTCGCTGGAGGAGGAGCCGGACCTGATCGGCTCGTTCGCCCGCTTCTACATCAACAACCAGCACGAATTCGCCGAGGAGGTCGGCTTCTACCGGGCGCCCGACGAACACATCGTGGAGAACCACGACCAACTCGAGTCGGTCCTCGCGGACATTGATTACGACCCCGATGACCTCACTGTCGAGCGACAGGACCCCTGA
- the pstC gene encoding phosphate ABC transporter permease subunit PstC, producing MSTETQPGPGISGDDSLEAAHEKNRRVRRALFGCAAVTVVTTVAIFLVLFDNAASYFFGARISEVLFDGDSFARTITFTEFFTGTRWAPDHSTPAHGVLPIVWGTLAITIGAAFVSIPIGTATALYLSEYASTGTRNKLKPVLEVLAGVPTIVYGYFAVSFLTPVIVDGIASNVVNPAGTLLDSIAFLAPGLLEPAAEAMMGVSVGRYSLLAGVLVVGTMTIPMVSSISEDAMQAVPDDLRNGAYALGATKYQVSTRIVLPAAVSGIFASYILAVSRAIGETMAVTLAAGFNANLTANPFAEIMTMTAYLVSMARGTSAVGTVEYQSLFAVGLLLFLMTLSMNLLNDWMKRRYQEEYR from the coding sequence ATGAGTACAGAAACGCAACCCGGACCGGGAATCTCCGGCGACGACAGCCTCGAGGCTGCCCACGAAAAGAACCGACGCGTCAGACGGGCGCTGTTCGGCTGTGCGGCAGTCACCGTCGTGACGACGGTCGCCATCTTCCTGGTCCTGTTCGATAACGCGGCCAGTTACTTCTTTGGCGCGCGAATCAGCGAGGTACTGTTCGACGGCGACTCGTTCGCCCGAACGATTACGTTCACCGAGTTCTTTACCGGGACACGGTGGGCGCCCGACCACTCGACGCCCGCACACGGCGTCCTTCCAATCGTCTGGGGGACGCTCGCAATCACGATCGGTGCCGCGTTCGTTTCGATTCCAATTGGGACCGCAACAGCGCTGTATCTCTCTGAGTACGCATCGACCGGGACTCGAAACAAGCTCAAACCAGTGCTTGAAGTGCTCGCAGGCGTCCCGACCATCGTGTACGGGTATTTCGCCGTCTCGTTTCTCACTCCAGTCATTGTGGATGGAATCGCCTCGAACGTAGTCAACCCAGCCGGTACGTTGCTCGACTCCATCGCGTTTCTCGCACCAGGGCTTCTCGAGCCAGCAGCGGAGGCAATGATGGGCGTCAGCGTCGGTCGCTACAGCCTGCTTGCCGGGGTGCTCGTCGTCGGGACGATGACGATTCCGATGGTGTCTTCGATTAGTGAGGACGCGATGCAGGCCGTTCCCGATGACCTGCGCAACGGGGCTTACGCCCTCGGGGCCACGAAGTATCAGGTCTCGACGCGGATCGTCCTCCCGGCGGCGGTGTCGGGAATTTTCGCGTCGTACATCCTCGCCGTCTCGCGGGCGATCGGTGAGACGATGGCCGTTACGCTCGCTGCGGGGTTCAACGCGAATCTCACGGCGAATCCGTTCGCCGAGATCATGACGATGACTGCCTATCTGGTCTCGATGGCGCGTGGCACCTCCGCGGTGGGCACCGTCGAGTATCAAAGTCTGTTCGCGGTCGGCTTGCTGTTGTTCCTGATGACGCTCTCGATGAACTTGCTTAATGACTGGATGAAACGCCGATACCAGGAGGAGTACCGATGA
- the pstA gene encoding phosphate ABC transporter permease PstA, producing the protein MSTKRETEFLADVDLSREKLVNRLFHGLLVIASLFGLVMLVLLIADVIWESAQAFSNFDIDIGNFLTGTSSSRAGQAGFGASIIASLWLMALTAILAFVIAVGCALYLVEYAPENRTTRLIEANLANLAGVPSIVYGLLVLALIVNDAGMGSVILAGAIALALLVVPIIIVASIESIRAVPASVRDGSYAMGATKWQTVRRVVLPQAMPGILTGTILALARAIGETAPLIMVGTMLHATRYPDGPFASFSAMPTQIYSWTYQADRMFNGLAALGIVVLLTFLVVMYALAGYLRKRYEADGGSISNV; encoded by the coding sequence ATGAGTACGAAACGCGAGACGGAGTTCCTCGCTGATGTCGATCTCAGCAGGGAAAAACTGGTGAACCGGCTGTTCCACGGACTGCTCGTGATCGCCTCGCTGTTCGGGCTGGTCATGCTGGTGTTACTGATCGCCGACGTGATCTGGGAGTCCGCTCAGGCATTTTCGAACTTCGATATCGACATCGGGAACTTCCTGACCGGCACGTCGTCCTCCCGGGCTGGACAGGCTGGTTTCGGCGCGTCGATCATCGCTTCGCTCTGGCTGATGGCACTGACGGCGATCCTTGCGTTTGTCATCGCCGTCGGCTGTGCGCTCTATCTCGTCGAGTACGCCCCGGAGAACCGGACAACACGGCTGATCGAGGCTAATCTCGCGAACCTCGCGGGTGTCCCCTCGATCGTCTACGGGCTGCTCGTCCTCGCGCTGATCGTCAACGACGCCGGCATGGGATCGGTCATCCTCGCCGGAGCAATTGCGCTTGCCTTGCTCGTCGTGCCAATCATCATCGTCGCCTCAATCGAGTCGATTCGGGCAGTGCCTGCGAGCGTCCGTGACGGCTCCTACGCCATGGGCGCGACAAAGTGGCAGACTGTCCGCCGAGTCGTCCTTCCGCAGGCAATGCCCGGCATCCTGACCGGAACGATTCTGGCGCTTGCCCGCGCAATCGGCGAGACAGCGCCGCTAATTATGGTCGGCACGATGCTTCATGCCACCCGGTACCCGGACGGCCCGTTCGCGTCATTCAGCGCGATGCCGACCCAGATCTACAGCTGGACCTACCAGGCCGACCGGATGTTCAACGGGCTGGCGGCACTCGGCATCGTCGTCTTGCTCACGTTCTTGGTCGTGATGTACGCTCTCGCAGGCTATCTGCGCAAGCGGTATGAGGCCGATGGAGGGTCGATCAGTAATGTCTAA
- the pstB gene encoding phosphate ABC transporter ATP-binding protein PstB, with protein sequence MSKNTSSTPTTDESSDRTTETTDDAIIQTDISVDERSLSADDAETIVRAEQLNVYYDDDRALDDVTIEIPKNRVTAMIGPSGCGKSTFLRSINRMNDRIPAASVEGDLYFGEKNVYDDDVDPVAVRRTIGQVFQSPNPFPKSIYDNVAYGLRVQGKADEVDLDAAVERALRGAALWDEVNGQLDESGLDLSGGQQQRLCIARAIAPDPEVLLMDEPTSALDPVAASKIEDLIDELVEDYTVIIVTHNMQQAARISDQTAVFLTGGELVEFDETATIFENPADDRVEDYITGKFG encoded by the coding sequence ATGTCTAAGAACACCTCGAGCACACCGACGACAGACGAATCGAGCGATCGAACGACTGAGACGACAGACGACGCGATCATCCAGACCGACATCTCCGTTGACGAACGCTCACTGTCAGCTGACGATGCGGAGACAATCGTCCGTGCAGAACAGTTGAACGTCTACTACGACGATGACCGGGCGCTCGATGACGTTACAATCGAGATCCCAAAGAATCGAGTGACCGCGATGATCGGGCCTTCCGGCTGTGGAAAGTCGACGTTCCTGCGATCGATTAACCGTATGAACGACCGCATTCCAGCCGCGAGCGTCGAGGGCGACCTCTACTTTGGCGAAAAAAACGTCTACGACGATGACGTCGATCCCGTTGCCGTGCGCCGGACGATTGGGCAGGTGTTCCAGTCACCGAACCCGTTCCCAAAATCGATCTATGACAATGTCGCCTACGGCTTGCGCGTCCAGGGGAAAGCCGACGAAGTAGACCTTGATGCAGCAGTCGAACGGGCACTTCGTGGCGCAGCGCTGTGGGACGAAGTGAACGGGCAACTCGATGAATCGGGACTTGACCTCTCGGGCGGGCAACAACAGCGACTCTGCATTGCCCGAGCCATCGCGCCTGACCCAGAGGTGCTCCTGATGGACGAACCGACCTCGGCGCTCGACCCCGTTGCCGCCTCGAAAATCGAGGATCTGATCGACGAACTCGTCGAAGACTATACGGTCATCATCGTCACCCACAACATGCAGCAGGCGGCTCGAATCTCCGATCAAACAGCCGTCTTCCTCACCGGCGGCGAACTCGTCGAGTTCGACGAGACGGCGACGATTTTCGAGAACCCAGCAGACGACCGCGTCGAAGACTACATCACCGGTAAATTTGGCTAA
- the phoU gene encoding phosphate signaling complex protein PhoU, with product MPRTDYQHQLEQLCDAVLEMSDIVCQRLRRALEAYQHTDAERAERVISGDHEINQLYLDIESDCIDLLALQQPVASDLRLIASSFKIITDLERIGDLAVNLAEYAPHTDRYSDIDIERLGTEALALVEDAMQAYATGDSEATHEIDSRDDEIDAHCEQASRQVVRDLVATDRGADASLEAVSRTLLTIRDLERVADHAVNIAARTLYMVENDDALLY from the coding sequence ATGCCCAGAACTGACTACCAACACCAACTCGAGCAACTCTGTGACGCCGTCCTCGAGATGAGCGACATTGTCTGCCAACGACTCCGACGTGCACTTGAGGCGTACCAACACACCGACGCTGAACGAGCCGAGCGAGTGATCAGCGGTGATCACGAGATCAACCAGTTATACCTCGATATCGAGAGTGACTGTATCGATCTGCTGGCATTGCAGCAACCAGTCGCCAGTGATCTTCGGCTGATCGCCTCATCGTTCAAGATCATCACCGACCTCGAGCGAATCGGTGATCTCGCCGTGAATCTCGCCGAGTACGCCCCACATACGGACCGATATTCGGATATTGATATCGAACGGCTTGGCACCGAGGCGTTGGCACTCGTCGAGGACGCGATGCAGGCGTATGCGACCGGCGACAGCGAGGCCACCCACGAAATTGACAGCCGGGATGACGAAATTGATGCCCACTGCGAGCAGGCGAGTCGACAGGTTGTCCGCGACCTCGTCGCTACCGACCGGGGTGCAGACGCCTCGCTCGAGGCCGTTTCACGAACTCTGTTGACAATCCGTGACCTCGAGCGCGTTGCCGATCACGCGGTCAACATCGCAGCGCGGACGCTGTACATGGTCGAAAACGACGACGCACTGCTGTACTAA
- a CDS encoding HAD family hydrolase gives MPADSDGPKATTTRGDGQRDRRSDPVVLFDMDGVLVEGDGSNATVHARALTDVLEDPEIDLDHAHLSDLSAENRETLEAYEYTPAFETVCESIEIDPADLYRRREAYSADRIVDRIRAGTRGLYADVDAISEVQNQCVTGVVSSNYDAVVAFVLEHFELDSFAFARGRSPGVDGFYRRKPNPYYLTEALEALDSTEGYYVGDRASDLVAAERVGLEPVLVRRPHNEALEPALETYIEIETLAELSEVV, from the coding sequence ATGCCAGCCGATTCAGACGGTCCAAAGGCGACCACAACTCGAGGCGACGGCCAACGCGACCGCCGTTCAGACCCAGTCGTCCTGTTCGATATGGACGGCGTCCTCGTCGAAGGCGATGGATCGAACGCGACCGTCCACGCTCGAGCGCTCACAGACGTCCTCGAGGACCCGGAAATCGACCTCGATCACGCCCACCTCTCGGATCTGTCGGCCGAAAACCGCGAGACGCTCGAGGCCTACGAGTATACGCCAGCATTCGAGACAGTCTGTGAATCAATTGAGATCGATCCAGCCGACCTCTACCGACGGCGGGAAGCGTACAGTGCAGACCGTATCGTGGATCGGATTCGGGCCGGAACGCGTGGACTGTACGCAGACGTCGATGCGATTTCGGAAGTCCAGAACCAGTGTGTGACCGGCGTCGTCAGCAGCAACTACGATGCTGTCGTCGCGTTTGTCCTCGAGCACTTCGAACTGGATTCGTTCGCGTTCGCTCGAGGCCGAAGCCCAGGCGTCGACGGATTCTACCGCCGAAAGCCAAATCCGTACTATCTCACCGAAGCGCTCGAAGCACTCGATAGTACCGAAGGATACTACGTCGGCGACCGCGCTTCTGACCTCGTCGCGGCCGAACGGGTTGGCCTTGAGCCGGTGCTCGTTCGCCGACCACACAACGAAGCGCTCGAGCCTGCTCTCGAGACGTATATCGAAATCGAGACGCTCGCAGAGCTGTCAGAAGTAGTTTGA
- a CDS encoding HTH domain-containing protein: MSQIELTNRQHRTLVTLVNKYQESSDPITADTLASALDRDSGTLRNQMQSLKSLQLVEGIPGPRGGYKPTEAAFEVLNRAQFDEPETVVLAQNYDRLDMTVDTINLTNVHHPDLCRAHVRFQQSIQDVAKGDEVIIGPTPVSNLVLAGTIVDSDTTTNTLIVDIVQLEAPLTAE, from the coding sequence ATGAGTCAAATTGAGTTAACGAATCGACAACATCGCACTCTCGTGACCTTGGTCAACAAGTATCAGGAGTCGTCGGACCCGATCACTGCTGACACACTTGCTTCCGCACTTGATCGGGATTCGGGGACGCTTCGGAATCAGATGCAGTCGTTGAAATCCCTCCAACTCGTCGAAGGAATCCCCGGCCCTCGAGGCGGGTACAAGCCGACTGAGGCGGCGTTCGAGGTTCTCAACCGAGCCCAGTTCGATGAGCCAGAGACCGTCGTCCTCGCCCAGAACTACGATCGACTGGATATGACCGTCGACACGATCAACCTCACTAACGTACACCACCCTGACCTCTGTCGCGCACACGTCCGTTTCCAGCAGTCGATTCAGGACGTTGCAAAGGGTGATGAGGTCATCATTGGCCCAACGCCCGTCTCGAATCTCGTCCTCGCCGGCACTATCGTCGACAGCGATACGACAACAAACACGCTCATTGTCGACATCGTTCAGTTAGAAGCACCGCTAACGGCTGAGTGA
- a CDS encoding helix-turn-helix domain-containing protein, whose product MSGRGPKRELAEKIAGEITLSDDPGATLRKWRTDFDVSQTDLAAELEVSSSVISDYESGRRESPGIAVVGRLVEGLLAIDERRGGDRIRQYGRVLSAGFDSDVVLDLREYATSVSLTRLHDELEATSVTTGETDHVSGHTVVDSIEAITRLSSEEFFRLYGQSTNRVLVFTNVTRGEGVGIALRVLNPTPNAVILHGLEEDELWEHAQQLARIDGYALATTTVPLEDLLERLGSLE is encoded by the coding sequence ATGAGCGGACGTGGGCCGAAGCGCGAACTCGCAGAGAAGATTGCGGGCGAAATCACGCTCAGTGACGACCCCGGAGCCACGTTGCGCAAGTGGCGAACCGATTTCGATGTCTCACAGACCGATCTGGCCGCAGAACTCGAGGTCTCCTCGTCGGTTATCTCTGACTACGAAAGCGGTCGTCGAGAGAGCCCTGGCATCGCTGTCGTCGGCCGATTGGTGGAAGGACTGCTTGCGATCGACGAACGCCGGGGCGGCGACCGCATCCGACAGTACGGGCGCGTTCTGTCGGCCGGCTTCGATAGTGATGTTGTGCTCGATTTGCGGGAGTATGCGACCTCAGTCTCACTCACACGGCTGCACGACGAACTCGAGGCGACGAGTGTCACGACGGGCGAGACCGATCACGTCAGTGGTCACACGGTCGTCGACAGCATCGAAGCGATTACGCGACTCTCGAGTGAGGAGTTCTTCCGGCTGTATGGCCAGAGTACAAATCGCGTGCTTGTCTTTACGAACGTCACCCGTGGTGAGGGTGTCGGGATTGCCCTGCGTGTCCTCAATCCGACGCCAAACGCCGTCATCTTACACGGTCTCGAGGAGGACGAACTCTGGGAGCACGCCCAGCAACTCGCACGGATCGACGGCTACGCGCTCGCGACGACGACCGTCCCGCTCGAGGACCTCCTCGAACGGCTTGGCTCGCTCGAGTAA
- a CDS encoding molybdopterin-binding protein yields the protein MNVAIITVGDELLAGTTTNTNAAWLASQLTDHGSTVTRILTIPDERDLIADYVSRWHADDAFDAIIVTGGIGGTPDDVTVEGVADGLNRNLVVDESIHDGLLEKAATFREENPELVAEYDLEIDLEAAASLPADATPLVVEEAWAPGCVVDDVYVLAGIPDEMKAMFHAVEADFGGNGTSRTIYTPAPEGSLHDVLEGAGERFDVDVGSYPRGETRPGRIRVSGTEPEIVEEAMAWVRERVETTAAPAFDDGEN from the coding sequence ATGAACGTCGCGATCATCACTGTCGGCGACGAACTCTTGGCTGGAACGACGACCAACACGAACGCCGCGTGGCTGGCGAGTCAACTCACCGACCACGGCAGCACCGTCACGCGCATTTTGACGATTCCTGACGAGCGCGACCTCATCGCCGACTACGTCTCGCGTTGGCACGCAGATGACGCGTTCGACGCCATCATCGTCACCGGCGGCATCGGTGGCACGCCGGACGATGTCACCGTCGAAGGCGTCGCCGACGGCTTGAACCGCAACCTCGTTGTCGATGAGTCGATCCACGACGGCCTGCTCGAGAAGGCGGCCACCTTCCGCGAGGAGAACCCGGAACTGGTCGCCGAGTACGACCTCGAGATCGATCTCGAGGCGGCGGCCTCGCTGCCTGCGGACGCAACACCGCTCGTCGTGGAGGAGGCCTGGGCACCGGGCTGTGTCGTCGACGATGTCTACGTCCTCGCGGGTATTCCGGACGAGATGAAAGCGATGTTTCATGCGGTCGAGGCGGATTTTGGCGGGAACGGCACTTCGCGCACGATCTACACGCCAGCGCCGGAAGGCTCCTTACACGACGTGCTCGAGGGTGCGGGCGAGCGATTCGATGTCGACGTCGGGAGTTATCCACGCGGTGAGACGCGGCCGGGTCGGATTCGCGTCTCCGGAACTGAGCCGGAGATCGTTGAGGAGGCCATGGCGTGGGTTCGCGAGCGCGTCGAGACAACTGCAGCGCCTGCATTTGATGATGGTGAGAACTGA
- a CDS encoding peptidase: MSLPATAIFWLSLVGMLVVAAGVAFAVGSLYGLFARRTDDETAARGALFVTASLAAVVGITSWVFIPAGLAVTTPLDDERVLGRLFAVPLSALAAGVVSASTFIGLARRYPNFPNVDSPWRAGRRYGRFIAGAFAVALLSVTLAGPAISAGLVGITVFLFALLIGFWIASPIFQSVTTTTRAPTDDERVRLDPLLERVDLEPRGVRVIEGGDRYITVEILGAPGGRVLFVDEAALSSLEDGTLVGTLTARREQAAHYETLVSLVAFVVATIPLLAGVTGTVSLVVGVGTTAVLIIGATALSRRVRWYTDARAADRIGATELADAFEQIADAAGLDLGDPDDRNWLSTRPPLAARIARLRERDGLEAGSDEHHG, encoded by the coding sequence ATGTCCCTCCCCGCAACTGCCATCTTCTGGCTCTCCCTCGTAGGCATGCTTGTAGTCGCTGCCGGAGTCGCCTTCGCGGTTGGCTCGCTGTACGGGCTGTTCGCCCGCCGTACCGACGACGAAACCGCGGCTCGAGGCGCACTCTTCGTTACAGCATCACTGGCGGCCGTCGTGGGGATCACGAGTTGGGTTTTCATCCCCGCCGGGCTAGCTGTGACGACGCCACTTGATGATGAGAGGGTACTCGGGCGTCTTTTCGCTGTCCCCCTCAGCGCCCTCGCAGCGGGTGTCGTGAGCGCAAGTACGTTTATTGGCCTCGCACGGCGCTATCCAAATTTTCCCAACGTCGACTCACCGTGGCGTGCCGGTCGTCGATACGGGCGCTTTATCGCAGGAGCGTTCGCTGTTGCGTTGCTGTCTGTCACGCTCGCTGGCCCGGCAATTAGCGCCGGACTGGTTGGCATCACCGTATTCCTGTTTGCGTTGCTGATCGGGTTCTGGATTGCCAGTCCGATTTTCCAGTCAGTAACGACCACCACTCGAGCCCCGACCGACGACGAACGGGTACGACTCGACCCACTCCTCGAGCGAGTCGACCTCGAGCCCCGAGGCGTTCGCGTCATCGAGGGCGGTGACCGCTACATCACCGTCGAAATTCTTGGTGCACCCGGCGGCCGCGTGTTGTTCGTGGACGAGGCCGCGCTTTCCTCGCTCGAGGATGGGACGCTGGTGGGAACGCTCACAGCCAGGCGCGAGCAAGCGGCACACTACGAGACGCTCGTATCGCTGGTTGCGTTCGTCGTCGCAACTATTCCGTTGCTTGCGGGTGTCACCGGTACGGTATCGCTCGTTGTCGGTGTGGGGACGACTGCCGTCCTCATCATCGGTGCTACCGCGTTGTCTCGTCGCGTGCGATGGTACACTGACGCCCGTGCTGCAGACCGAATCGGGGCGACTGAACTCGCCGATGCGTTCGAACAAATCGCCGATGCAGCCGGGCTGGATCTGGGAGATCCTGACGATAGAAACTGGCTGTCGACACGTCCGCCGCTTGCAGCGCGAATCGCACGCCTCCGTGAACGCGACGGACTCGAGGCTGGCAGCGACGAGCACCACGGCTAA